AGATTTAACTTATTGTAATGAAAGGCATAATCTTGGCAGGTGGCAGCGGTACACGGTTGTACCCGATCACGAAGGGCGTCAGCAAGCAGTTGTTGCCTGTTTACGACAAGCCGATGGTCTACTACCCCTTATCGGCCTTGCTGCTGGCTGGCATCCGCGACATCCTCCTGATCTCTACGCCAGAGGATCTGGGCGGTTTCCGTCGTTTACTGGGCGACGGCTCCGACTACGGGGTTCGTATCACGTATGCCGAGCAGCCGTCCCCGGACGGTCTTGCACAGGCATTCCTTATCGGCGCGGATTTCATCGGCGATGACTCCGTGTGTCTGGTTCTGGGGGACAATATCTTCCACGGCTCGGGCTTCACGGGTCTTCTTCGCGAGGCAGTCCGCACGGCCGAGGAGGATGGCAAGGCTACGGTCTTCGGCTACCGTGTCGAGGATCCCCAGCGCTACGGCGTGGCGGAGTTCGATGCGGCGGGCAACTGCCTGTCGATCGAGGAGAAACCGGCGCACCCGAAATCGAACTACGCAGTGGTGGGCCTGTACTTCTACCCGAACAAGGTCGTGGATGTGGCCAAGGGTATCCGGCCCTCGGCGCGCGGGGAGCTTGAGATCACGAGCGTCAACCAGTCGTTCCTGCAACGCGGCGAGCTGAAGGTGCAGACGCTTCAGCGCGGCTTCGCGTGGCTGGACACGGGCACGCACGACTCGCTGGCCGAGGCCTCGATCTTCGTGGAGGTCATCGAGAAACGTCAGGGCCTCAAGATCGCCTGCCTGGAGGGCATCGCCTACCATAACGGCTGGATCACGGCCGCGAAGCTCCGTGAGCTTGCGCAGCCGATGCTCAGGAACCAGTACGGGCAGTACCTTTTGAAACTCCTCGACGAAACCCGACACTGATACCATGAAAGTCATCCCTACCGAAATAGAAGGTGTTGTTCTCCTCGAACCCGATGTCTTCGGAGACGAGCGGGGCTATTTTTTCGAGAGCTATTCTGAGCAGTCCTTCGACAGGCTCGTACGCCCCGTGCGGTTCGTGCAGGACAACGAGTCGATGTCGAAGTACGGCGTTCTTCGCGGTCTTCACTTCCAGCGGGGAGCGCATGCACAGTCGAAGCTGGTGCGCGTTGTCCGGGGCTGCGTGCTGGACGTCGCGGTGGACATCCGCCGGGGCTCGCCCACGTTCGGGCGACACGTCTCTGTGGAGCTCTCGGGGGATAACAAACGGCAGTTCTTCGTGCCGCGGGGCTTTGCGCACGGCTTCTCGGTGCTGAGCGACGAGGCTGTATTCCAATACAAGTGCGACAACCTCTATGCCCCCGAATCGGAGGGCGCCATTGCATGGAACGACCCGTCGCTGGGCATCGACTGGCGCCTGGCGCCGGGGGATGTCGTCCTCTCGCCC
This Alistipes onderdonkii DNA region includes the following protein-coding sequences:
- the rfbA gene encoding glucose-1-phosphate thymidylyltransferase RfbA, with translation MKGIILAGGSGTRLYPITKGVSKQLLPVYDKPMVYYPLSALLLAGIRDILLISTPEDLGGFRRLLGDGSDYGVRITYAEQPSPDGLAQAFLIGADFIGDDSVCLVLGDNIFHGSGFTGLLREAVRTAEEDGKATVFGYRVEDPQRYGVAEFDAAGNCLSIEEKPAHPKSNYAVVGLYFYPNKVVDVAKGIRPSARGELEITSVNQSFLQRGELKVQTLQRGFAWLDTGTHDSLAEASIFVEVIEKRQGLKIACLEGIAYHNGWITAAKLRELAQPMLRNQYGQYLLKLLDETRH
- the rfbC gene encoding dTDP-4-dehydrorhamnose 3,5-epimerase; its protein translation is MKVIPTEIEGVVLLEPDVFGDERGYFFESYSEQSFDRLVRPVRFVQDNESMSKYGVLRGLHFQRGAHAQSKLVRVVRGCVLDVAVDIRRGSPTFGRHVSVELSGDNKRQFFVPRGFAHGFSVLSDEAVFQYKCDNLYAPESEGAIAWNDPSLGIDWRLAPGDVVLSPKDSGHPRLAEAAELFDYNTDYYA